From Bacteroidota bacterium, the proteins below share one genomic window:
- a CDS encoding glycoside hydrolase family 2 protein, translating to MKIIDLNGVWQFKAIDKYRVLPRSVADAVQWMDGTVPGTVHTDLLANGKIPDPFYRMNEEQVQWVDSQQWMYRREFEVEEDFLREKRIDLVAEGLDTYADIRINGRPAAITADMFVEHRFDVKKYLQRGTNRIEIIFDSPEIRAKALEKKYGPLMAGHEPHRMYARKAQYSFGWDWGPRLATSGIWRAIRLESHSEGLLQSPCVKAIALTKREALVEVSVDVSLLSAARMVLHTELSDEAAAAADRRPAKRGRMKFRLRIKNPKLWWPNGYGEQPIYRAALWLSMKDEEVERIEVPFALRTVRLLQKPDDEGSTFIIEINGEKIYCKGADWIPSDSFIPRIADGTYEKLLGMAKAAHMNMLRVWGGGIYEQEIFYRLCDRYGLMVWQDFMFACAEYPEHPWFLKQVADEAEKAVKRLRNHPSIVLWCGNNECEWIFCQRHPGTSPDAMVGAKIFKQLLPSVCREFDGTRPYWRSSPFGKGFPNDESNGNHHQWEMWARWKDFKEYENDNARFVTEFGFQAPPHYRTLEQVTVLSDRTPLSPVLEHHDKLPEGTERLYRFQASHVHVGTDLEDFIYKGQIVQAEALKTAVEHWRRRKFKTAGSLFWQLNDCWPVTSWSVIDSALRPKAAYYFAKKFSAPVLVSFRRIGANIEVWGTSDLLAQQDASLEITLRTFSGAVEWTKTSKARLGRNASVLLMKINSADWSHTDPAQSYLLASLKRGGAVLSENRFFFVEPKHMRFPMSNAEFQVTNDSEGACLVTVTSERFKKNLRIEIENDDAEMDDNYFDVDAGVPKVVRVISRLPQNLIKERLRFRAM from the coding sequence TTGAAGATTATAGACCTGAACGGAGTGTGGCAGTTCAAAGCCATCGATAAGTATCGCGTGCTTCCCCGCAGCGTTGCGGATGCCGTTCAATGGATGGATGGTACTGTTCCCGGAACGGTCCATACCGACCTGCTGGCGAACGGAAAAATTCCCGACCCATTCTACCGGATGAATGAGGAACAGGTGCAATGGGTCGATTCGCAGCAATGGATGTACCGGCGCGAATTCGAAGTCGAAGAGGATTTTCTCCGCGAAAAACGGATCGATCTTGTCGCGGAAGGATTGGATACCTATGCGGATATCCGGATCAACGGCCGGCCCGCTGCGATCACGGCCGATATGTTCGTCGAGCACCGGTTTGATGTTAAAAAATATCTGCAGCGGGGAACCAACCGCATTGAGATCATTTTTGACTCCCCGGAGATCCGGGCGAAAGCTCTCGAGAAAAAATACGGCCCGCTCATGGCCGGCCACGAACCTCACCGGATGTATGCGCGCAAGGCGCAATATTCGTTCGGCTGGGACTGGGGTCCGCGGCTGGCGACATCGGGAATCTGGCGCGCCATCAGGCTTGAAAGTCATTCTGAAGGGCTGCTTCAATCCCCCTGCGTCAAAGCTATCGCCCTGACAAAGCGCGAAGCGTTGGTGGAGGTTTCGGTCGATGTGTCCCTTCTCTCGGCGGCGCGGATGGTGCTGCACACCGAGTTGTCGGATGAAGCCGCCGCTGCTGCCGACCGGCGCCCCGCAAAAAGAGGAAGGATGAAATTCCGGCTCCGCATAAAAAACCCGAAGCTCTGGTGGCCGAACGGTTACGGCGAACAGCCAATCTACCGGGCAGCTTTATGGCTTTCGATGAAGGACGAGGAAGTCGAACGTATCGAGGTTCCGTTTGCGCTCCGCACTGTCCGGCTGCTGCAGAAGCCCGATGATGAAGGGTCGACGTTCATCATCGAGATCAACGGCGAAAAAATCTATTGCAAAGGGGCGGATTGGATCCCGAGCGATTCGTTCATTCCGCGGATCGCAGACGGCACCTACGAGAAATTGCTCGGCATGGCGAAGGCCGCTCATATGAATATGCTACGCGTATGGGGGGGAGGCATTTATGAGCAGGAAATATTCTACCGCCTGTGCGACCGGTACGGATTGATGGTATGGCAGGATTTTATGTTCGCCTGCGCCGAGTATCCGGAACATCCCTGGTTCCTGAAGCAGGTCGCCGATGAAGCGGAGAAAGCGGTGAAACGATTGCGGAATCATCCAAGCATCGTTCTCTGGTGCGGCAACAACGAGTGCGAGTGGATATTCTGCCAGAGGCATCCCGGAACATCGCCGGATGCAATGGTCGGCGCGAAAATTTTCAAACAGCTTCTGCCGTCCGTATGCCGGGAGTTCGACGGAACACGTCCTTATTGGCGGAGCTCGCCGTTCGGGAAGGGATTCCCCAACGATGAATCGAACGGCAATCATCATCAATGGGAAATGTGGGCGCGCTGGAAGGACTTTAAGGAATACGAAAACGACAATGCACGGTTTGTGACGGAGTTCGGCTTCCAAGCTCCTCCGCATTATCGCACATTGGAACAGGTAACGGTTCTCTCAGACCGCACTCCGCTGAGCCCCGTTCTTGAGCATCACGATAAGCTTCCGGAAGGGACCGAGCGTTTGTACCGTTTCCAGGCGAGCCATGTCCACGTCGGAACGGACTTGGAAGATTTTATCTACAAGGGACAGATCGTGCAGGCCGAGGCGCTGAAAACCGCGGTGGAACACTGGCGGAGAAGAAAATTCAAAACGGCAGGCTCTCTCTTTTGGCAGTTGAACGATTGCTGGCCTGTGACCAGCTGGTCGGTCATCGACAGCGCGCTTCGGCCCAAGGCCGCCTACTACTTTGCAAAAAAATTCTCAGCACCGGTGCTGGTGAGCTTCCGGAGGATCGGGGCGAATATTGAAGTCTGGGGAACATCCGACCTGCTTGCCCAACAGGATGCCTCGCTGGAAATCACACTTCGCACCTTCAGCGGTGCCGTGGAGTGGACAAAAACATCGAAGGCGCGTCTCGGCCGCAATGCTTCAGTGCTGCTGATGAAGATCAACAGCGCTGATTGGTCTCACACCGACCCGGCGCAGTCGTACCTTCTGGCAAGTTTGAAACGCGGCGGCGCCGTGCTTTCCGAAAACAGATTCTTCTTCGTCGAGCCGAAACATATGCGTTTCCCAATGTCGAATGCCGAATTCCAAGTGACGAATGACAGCGAAGGTGCCTGTCTTGTCACCGTGACTTCGGAGCGGTTCAAAAAGAATCTCAGAATTGAAATCGAGAACGACGATGCCGAAATGGACGATAACTACTTCGACGTGGATGCCGGCGTGCCGAAAGTCGTCCGCGTCATCAGTCGTCTCCCCCAAAATTTAATTAAGGAAAGACTCAGATTTCGGGCGATGTGA
- a CDS encoding LamG-like jellyroll fold domain-containing protein, which yields MPNKPSPYLMRNWKQVAIGYDSLVFNPNVTGTYLPLVSVGQNFSLASYVGQNPSQTKEAINCLPAVLGASLVGVDKTNQFGINWVSECQNWFNQNPQEDVYLNNPGGSSGSDWWYDVMPNIFFYQLYSLYPTVGNFQNQFVTVASRWFAALNAMGGSTTPWSLANLNHTAWNLSTMTPTNSTWVEPEAGGSIAWLLYSAYVQTGNTQFRIGAELAMESLLAYPVNQNPSYELQLPYGAYIAARMNAELGTTYDIGKLVTWCFSDGSDNSRLWGVTVGNWGGYDCDGLIGETGYGSGNGYPFTMNTFEQVGALVPLVRYDARFARIIGKWVLNASNAARLFYTKYLPDSNQDAGAAWSHQYDPNSYIAHESMHQHNPINPAVTPYETGDAIQNGNPTNFALYGSSHVGIFGAIIDTTDVPMILKLDVLKTDYFHAPAYPTYLLFNPDSVQRSVSFDAGSGEHDLYDNVSHAYILTSVSGVVSLPIGANSAVLVVNLPASVTPTYDLDRMLVNGIVADYHSGHPVANYPPRIKSLSADTATLLLGRSTMLFCTAVDRDSDAISYSWNASGGSIAGSGALVTWHAPDTVGKYTVQCIVSDTHTQTQATDTLSVVQFINHPPVIQKMNAVPGKINLGATSTIRCIATDPDSNTLTYHWSAASGVVSGAGSSVSWQAPQNAGNYFILCTVDDGYGGSAEDSVGLEVRDFSNWQTGSLVAYYPFSGDTKDASGNHHDGTASGGSFTSDRFGRSASAYFFDGSSSSIDVPDDSALNFQNGITVNFWITPRAFYSSREQYPISHGSWQNRWKFSISPNSNKIRWTVRNSQGTPKDLDAATPLALDSVYNVTGTYNGSDIEIYLNGQLDAFGSFSGAINSTSYDLAFGQDFPGDNNYDFNGVLDDIRIYNYMLPVSQISSLYDVNAGVGQPAGAVLPTQFALGQNFPNPFNPSTTIRFAIPSTEFVTLKIFDLLGREISTLVHDRVSPGEYSVAWNAAGRASGVYYYKLETASAVLVKKMILLR from the coding sequence ATGCCGAATAAGCCGTCGCCGTATCTTATGAGAAATTGGAAACAGGTCGCCATCGGGTACGATTCGCTTGTGTTTAATCCGAACGTGACCGGAACCTATCTTCCGCTGGTGTCGGTGGGGCAGAATTTCAGCCTCGCAAGTTATGTCGGGCAGAATCCGTCCCAGACCAAAGAGGCGATCAATTGTCTCCCCGCCGTGCTCGGCGCAAGCCTCGTCGGCGTCGACAAGACAAATCAGTTCGGCATCAACTGGGTCTCCGAGTGCCAGAATTGGTTCAATCAAAATCCTCAGGAAGATGTTTATCTCAACAACCCGGGAGGATCGAGCGGAAGCGATTGGTGGTATGATGTCATGCCAAATATTTTTTTCTACCAGTTGTACAGCCTGTACCCGACGGTCGGAAATTTTCAGAATCAGTTTGTCACGGTTGCCAGCCGGTGGTTCGCCGCTCTTAATGCGATGGGGGGAAGCACGACGCCGTGGAGCCTTGCAAACCTGAACCATACCGCCTGGAACCTCTCGACCATGACGCCGACAAATTCAACGTGGGTCGAGCCGGAGGCGGGCGGATCGATCGCCTGGCTGCTGTATTCGGCGTACGTCCAGACAGGCAACACTCAGTTCAGGATCGGCGCGGAGCTTGCGATGGAATCGCTGCTTGCGTATCCGGTGAACCAGAATCCATCCTATGAACTGCAGCTTCCGTACGGCGCATACATCGCCGCGCGCATGAACGCCGAGCTGGGGACGACGTACGACATCGGGAAACTCGTCACGTGGTGCTTTTCTGACGGAAGCGACAACTCAAGGTTATGGGGGGTCACTGTCGGGAATTGGGGAGGCTATGACTGCGACGGGCTGATCGGAGAGACCGGATATGGCAGCGGCAACGGCTATCCGTTTACCATGAACACCTTCGAGCAGGTCGGCGCTCTTGTTCCTCTGGTCCGTTACGATGCCCGATTTGCAAGGATCATCGGCAAATGGGTCTTGAATGCTTCGAACGCCGCGCGTCTATTTTACACAAAATACCTGCCGGACAGCAATCAGGATGCAGGCGCTGCATGGTCGCACCAATACGATCCCAATTCCTACATCGCCCACGAATCGATGCACCAGCACAATCCGATCAACCCTGCCGTCACGCCATACGAAACGGGGGATGCCATCCAGAATGGCAATCCTACAAATTTTGCACTTTACGGATCTTCGCACGTCGGAATTTTCGGCGCCATCATCGACACGACCGACGTCCCGATGATCCTTAAACTTGATGTCTTGAAGACAGATTATTTTCACGCCCCTGCCTACCCGACGTATTTGTTGTTTAACCCGGATTCGGTGCAGCGTTCGGTGAGCTTCGACGCGGGGTCCGGAGAGCACGATCTGTACGACAATGTCTCTCACGCCTACATCCTGACGAGTGTTTCCGGAGTTGTGAGTCTGCCGATCGGCGCAAACAGCGCGGTCCTCGTCGTGAACCTCCCTGCTTCGGTCACGCCGACGTACGACCTCGACCGGATGCTTGTCAACGGCATTGTTGCCGATTACCATTCCGGGCATCCGGTCGCGAATTATCCGCCGAGGATCAAAAGCCTTTCGGCCGACACCGCCACCCTTTTACTGGGACGCTCGACAATGCTCTTCTGCACGGCGGTGGACCGGGACAGCGATGCGATTTCGTACTCGTGGAACGCGTCGGGCGGTTCAATCGCGGGGAGCGGCGCGCTGGTGACGTGGCATGCGCCGGACACCGTCGGGAAATATACCGTGCAATGCATTGTCAGCGATACGCACACGCAAACGCAGGCGACAGATACGCTCTCTGTTGTTCAGTTCATCAATCATCCGCCGGTCATTCAAAAAATGAACGCCGTCCCCGGAAAAATCAACCTTGGCGCAACGAGCACGATTCGCTGCATCGCAACCGACCCTGACAGCAACACGCTGACGTATCACTGGTCAGCAGCCAGCGGTGTCGTGAGCGGCGCCGGCTCTTCAGTATCGTGGCAGGCGCCGCAGAACGCAGGAAATTACTTCATCCTGTGCACCGTCGACGACGGCTATGGCGGGTCGGCTGAAGACAGCGTCGGCCTGGAAGTACGAGACTTCTCCAACTGGCAGACCGGCAGCCTGGTCGCGTATTATCCTTTCAGCGGAGACACAAAAGACGCGAGCGGCAATCACCATGATGGCACCGCAAGCGGCGGCTCGTTCACCTCCGACCGCTTCGGCCGCTCGGCCAGCGCATATTTTTTTGACGGCTCATCCTCATCGATCGATGTGCCGGACGATTCGGCCTTGAATTTTCAGAATGGGATCACCGTCAACTTCTGGATTACGCCCAGAGCGTTTTATTCTTCGCGCGAGCAGTATCCCATTTCTCACGGAAGCTGGCAAAACAGGTGGAAGTTCTCGATCTCCCCGAACAGCAACAAGATCCGATGGACGGTCCGAAATTCCCAGGGAACTCCCAAGGACCTCGATGCTGCGACGCCCCTCGCACTGGACAGTGTCTATAATGTGACTGGAACATACAACGGATCGGACATCGAAATTTATTTGAACGGCCAGCTCGACGCCTTCGGATCGTTCTCGGGAGCGATCAATTCGACATCGTACGACCTCGCGTTCGGTCAGGATTTTCCGGGGGACAACAATTACGATTTTAACGGAGTCCTGGACGACATCAGGATCTATAATTATATGCTCCCCGTGTCGCAAATTTCGTCATTGTATGATGTCAATGCCGGAGTCGGCCAGCCGGCGGGTGCCGTGCTTCCGACGCAATTCGCGCTCGGACAGAATTTCCCTAACCCGTTCAACCCTTCCACGACGATTCGATTTGCGATTCCTTCAACGGAATTTGTCACGTTAAAAATATTCGACCTGCTAGGAAGGGAAATCTCAACCTTAGTGCATGACAGGGTTTCTCCGGGCGAATATTCCGTTGCGTGGAATGCCGCCGGCCGTGCAAGCGGCGTTTACTACTACAAGTTGGAAACGGCAAGCGCCGTTCTTGTAAAGAAAATGATCTTATTGAGATGA